CCCACCAGAAAGGATACCTACTTTTTTCTGCTGATCGCCTCCGTTAAAATTGAATTTGGATACATAAGCTCTTCCGTTTACAGCCTTATTGCCCAGTTGGATGTTGTCCAAGCCGTCGGTAATGTTCTCGTAAACAGTTTTGTCGGGGTTCAGGTCGTTGTGCATCTGGTCTACATAACCCAGCGCAACGGTCTCACCAACGCGGAAAGTACCCGTATCAGCAGTTTCCTGGCCGGTAATTAAGCGGAACAGGGTGGTTTTACCTGCACCATTTGGCCCGATAATACCTACTATACCTGCAGGAGGTAAAGAGAAACTCAGGTTTTCGAACAACAGTTTATCGCCATAGGCTTTGGTTACATTATTGGCTTCAATTACCACATTACCCAGGCGTGGGCCTGCAGGAATAAACAGCTCTAGTTTATCTTCCCTTTCCTTAGTATCCTCGGAAGCAAGTTTATCGTAATTAGACAAGCGGGCTTTAGACTTGGCATGACGGGCTTTAGGGGCCATACGCACCCACTCCAGCTCGCGCTCCAGCGTTTTCTGACGTTTGCTCTCTGTCTTTTCTTCCTGTGCCAGGCGCTTGGCCTTCTGGTCTAACCATGAAGAATAATTGCCTTTCCATGGAATACCTTCGCCACGGTCGAGCTCCAGGATCCATCCGGCTACGTTATCCAGGAAGTACCTGTCGTGCGTAACGGCAATAACAGTTCCTTTATAGTTCTGTAAAAATTGCTCCAGCCAGTCGATGCTCTCTGCATCAAGGTGGTTGGTAGGCTCATCCAGCAGCAATACATCTGGTTCCTGCAACAGCAAGCGGCACATGGCCACACGGCGGCGCTCACCTCCGGATAGTACCGATATTTTGGTTTCCGGATCAGGACAGCGCAGGGCATCCATGGCACGTTCCAGTTTGCTGTCCAGCTCCCAGGCATTAACTGCATCGATCTTATCCTGCAGCTCACCCTGGCGGGCCATTAATTTATCCATTTTATCCGGATCGGAGTAATTTTCCTCCAGTCCGAACGCTTCATTCACTGCTTCGTATTCTTTAAGGATAGCGGTAATTTCGGCTACGCCTTCTTCTACCACCTCTTTTACGGTTTTATTTTCATCAAGCTCCGGTTCCTGGGCCAGGTAGCCTACACTGTAGCCCGGTGAGAAAACTACTTCTCCCTGGAAGGATTTGTCAAGACCGGCTATAATTTTTAAAAGAGAGGATTTACCCGATCCGTTTAAACCGATAACGCCAATTTTGGCGCCATAGAAAAAGGACAGGTAAATGTTTTTTAAAACTTGTTTTTGAGGTGGGTAAATCTTATTTACCCCAGCCATTGAGAATATGATCTTTTCGTCCATGAGGGCAAAGATAAGAAAGCTAATCTGAATACAATTTGTATCTTGGGCTTAAGTTTTTTTTAAAATCATCTACTACCAGGGGCATACCTAGCTGTTATTAACTATTACATTACGTAAACAATTAATGAATAAGAAAGAAGCGCAGGAGTTGTTAGATAAATATGCTGCAAATTTATGTACACCCGAAGAAAAAGCCATAGTAGAGCGTTGGTATGCAAAAGAATCGGCAGCACAGCCTGAGCCTATTGTAAATGATCTGGACCAGACCAAAGCAGAGATTTGGACAGGGCTGCAGGAGCCCGGACTTGCTGCCGAAGAAAGAAAACCCCGGTTTAAATTGTGGATTGCTGCTGCTTCACTGCTGTTTATGCTGATGGGTGCCGGGTTTTATTTTTATACGCTGCGTCCTGAACCCTCATTTATTGCTGCAGGGCAAACAGGGGCAGATCAGCTGCCGGGGAGGAATGAGGCCAT
This Pedobacter africanus DNA region includes the following protein-coding sequences:
- the ettA gene encoding energy-dependent translational throttle protein EttA, giving the protein MDEKIIFSMAGVNKIYPPQKQVLKNIYLSFFYGAKIGVIGLNGSGKSSLLKIIAGLDKSFQGEVVFSPGYSVGYLAQEPELDENKTVKEVVEEGVAEITAILKEYEAVNEAFGLEENYSDPDKMDKLMARQGELQDKIDAVNAWELDSKLERAMDALRCPDPETKISVLSGGERRRVAMCRLLLQEPDVLLLDEPTNHLDAESIDWLEQFLQNYKGTVIAVTHDRYFLDNVAGWILELDRGEGIPWKGNYSSWLDQKAKRLAQEEKTESKRQKTLERELEWVRMAPKARHAKSKARLSNYDKLASEDTKEREDKLELFIPAGPRLGNVVIEANNVTKAYGDKLLFENLSFSLPPAGIVGIIGPNGAGKTTLFRLITGQETADTGTFRVGETVALGYVDQMHNDLNPDKTVYENITDGLDNIQLGNKAVNGRAYVSKFNFNGGDQQKKVGILSGGERNRVHLAITLKKGANVLLLDEPTNDIDVNTLRALEEALENFGGCAVVISHDRWFLDRICTHILAFEGESQVYFFEGNYSDYEENRKKRLGDVTPHRIKYKKLA